AGTGAGCGGGCTGGTCGCGAATTCGGCTGTTTCATCACGGCGCGCGCGGAACTTGGCCACCTGCCGAAGCGTTCGAAACTCTACTGGCATCTGGACACCTATCCGACTCGTGCCGCGGCGGAGGCGGCAAAGGGACCGCGCAGCACCGTCGTCGAATCACTAGGACGTGTGTGGCTATTTACCATCGCCGCGGCGGGGTGGCGTCCCGTCGGTGGCCGTCGCGAGGCCCGCATCGGTCCGCTGCCCTTGAGAGCGGCGGAGAACTCTGCCGCGGTGTATATGGAGGGCATTTTTCAGCCCGGTATGCAGTCAGTTGTCCACCGGCATCCGGGAGTGGAGGCTTGGTATACGCTCGAAGGAGCGATGTGTCTGGAAACGCCCGAAGGCACGCTCCGTCAGCGCGCAGGTGACCCGGGTAAAATGGTGCGTGAGGGCCTACCAATGGTTTTGACGGGAACCGGAACGGGTGCTCGGCGCTCTCTCGTTCTCATTCTGCAAGATGCCTCCAAACCCTGGTTGATGCTCGCGACCGACTGGACACCTAAGGGACTCTGCAAGCAGTAGATCGTACCGCAGTCCACTCGTGCGGTGGAATGTCTGCGCGCCTTCGCCTCCCGCGCCCTTCTCAATCCCTCCGCTATGTTTCGCCTGGCCTCCAAGGACATCGGCTTCCGGCCTGAATTGGCGGCCGCAGCAGTCGGCTTCGGATTGAAGATCACCATAGCTGCATTTATCCTCCAGAGTTCACCTTCCTGCTTGAGCGCGAGCAATCATCTCGGCAGCGGCAGAGCCGTTCAAGACTATGTTTTGGATTGCGGCTGAGACCGGGATGCGTGGCGGGGAGCTGTGTGGTCTGTTCGCCGATGACGTGGATTTGGCGAACCGGCTGATTTACGTGCGGCGTTCTGCGTGGCGGGGAAAGCTGCAAACTCCTAAGACGTCGAATGCGGTGCGTCATTTCCCGATTTCTCCAAACTTGGCGCAGCACATTCAAGAGCATCTGGCCGGCCGGACTTCGGGGCTCCTGTTTCACACTCGTAATGGCAAGCCCTACGACAACTACAACGTTGTCACTTGGCAGCTCAAACCGCTACTGACTAAGGTCG
The DNA window shown above is from Terriglobales bacterium and carries:
- a CDS encoding site-specific integrase, with translation MFWIAAETGMRGGELCGLFADDVDLANRLIYVRRSAWRGKLQTPKTSNAVRHFPISPNLAQHIQEHLAGRTSGLLFHTRNGKPYDNYNVVTWQLKPLLTKVGIQGDAAKGMGLHAFRHGNASALDSVGAPVRVRMDRLGHADSEMTLGYTHAVSEDHRRVADEMGRIFDPSLPKLSVTDRNVRTPLLNSVGA